From one Halosimplex rubrum genomic stretch:
- a CDS encoding MBL fold metallo-hydrolase codes for MIENVARGQQVFTSNAFLVTGERTVLVDAGSEFDAPGEIRDRDAALDAVVLTHTHPDHVGNTAALVDAFDCDVWGFDPDHELVDRAIADGDAVQLGDHSYEALHTPGHKDDHLCLYAASAEILLAGDLVFANGSFGRTDLPEGDREVLIDSIEYLRDTVSPELAEMHTGHGPSVSDDPYDHIETALRAAKF; via the coding sequence GTGATCGAAAACGTCGCCCGTGGCCAGCAGGTCTTCACCAGCAACGCCTTCCTCGTCACCGGCGAGCGCACCGTCCTCGTCGACGCCGGCAGCGAGTTCGACGCCCCCGGCGAGATCCGCGACCGCGACGCCGCCCTCGACGCCGTCGTCCTCACGCACACCCACCCCGACCACGTCGGCAACACCGCCGCGCTCGTCGACGCCTTCGACTGCGACGTGTGGGGATTCGACCCCGACCACGAACTGGTCGACCGCGCTATCGCCGACGGCGACGCCGTCCAGCTGGGCGACCACAGCTACGAGGCGCTGCACACCCCCGGCCACAAGGACGACCATCTCTGTCTCTACGCCGCCAGCGCCGAGATCCTGTTGGCCGGCGACCTGGTGTTCGCCAACGGGAGTTTCGGCCGGACGGACCTCCCCGAGGGCGACCGCGAGGTCCTGATCGACAGCATCGAGTACCTCCGCGACACCGTCTCGCCAGAACTCGCCGAGATGCACACCGGCCACGGCCCCAGCGTCTCCGACGACCCCTACGACCACATCGAGACCGCCCTCCGAGCCGCGAAGTTCTGA
- a CDS encoding cold-shock protein, whose amino-acid sequence MATGTVDFFNDTGGYGFIDTDDADEDVFFHMEDIGGPDLEEGQEVEFDIVQADKGPRAENLERL is encoded by the coding sequence ATGGCGACCGGTACGGTTGACTTCTTCAACGACACTGGCGGTTACGGTTTCATCGACACTGACGACGCCGACGAGGACGTGTTCTTCCACATGGAGGACATCGGCGGTCCCGACCTGGAGGAAGGTCAGGAAGTCGAGTTCGACATCGTTCAGGCAGACAAAGGCCCGCGCGCCGAGAACCTGGAGCGACTCTAA
- a CDS encoding HalX domain-containing protein yields the protein MTGSQTPVVLIVEDEPDVAETYNLWLADDYEVRMAGSGDEGLAELDDEVDVVLLDRMMPGLSGDEVLARIRERGLDCRVAMVTAVEPDFDILEMGFDAYLCKPIRSQQLHDTVENLLERSTYDDMLQEYYSLVEKQATLEATKSSAELADNEEYLDLRERVDDLKEGLSDTLGGIDDDEDFIATLRGLSDVEE from the coding sequence ATGACAGGATCGCAAACGCCAGTCGTACTCATCGTCGAGGACGAGCCGGACGTCGCCGAGACGTACAACCTCTGGCTCGCCGACGACTACGAGGTCCGGATGGCCGGGAGCGGCGACGAGGGGCTGGCCGAACTCGACGACGAGGTCGACGTGGTCCTCCTCGACCGGATGATGCCCGGTCTCTCCGGCGACGAGGTGTTAGCGCGGATCCGCGAGCGTGGGTTGGACTGCCGGGTGGCGATGGTGACGGCGGTCGAACCGGACTTCGACATCCTCGAGATGGGGTTCGACGCGTACCTCTGCAAGCCGATTCGGAGCCAGCAGCTCCACGACACCGTCGAGAACCTGCTGGAGCGGTCGACCTACGACGACATGCTACAGGAGTACTACTCGCTGGTCGAGAAACAGGCGACGCTCGAAGCGACCAAGAGCAGCGCCGAACTCGCCGACAACGAGGAGTACCTCGACCTCCGCGAACGGGTCGACGATCTGAAGGAGGGCCTGTCGGACACGCTGGGTGGTATCGACGACGACGAGGACTTCATCGCTACGCTTCGAGGACTCAGCGATGTCGAGGAGTAG
- a CDS encoding DNA topoisomerase IV subunit A, which translates to MSADTDTDADAREQLIDLAEEFYEQFEGGDVPTMRIPTRTKSNIEYDEDKNVWVYGDRESTRTAKTISGAEKLLKATYTIDFLARQLDQDRSSTLRELYYLSESWDVDEAQFNSQDESNNLIEDLEIVSEVKREDFHMRPEESGAKVMGPLLLREQTNRGDREIHCQDDVGQGGYQIPNNPDTIEFLDNDAEFVLCVETGGMRDRLVENGFDDEHDALVVHLGGQPARATRRLTKRLHDELDLPVTVFTDGDPWSYRIFGSVSYGSIKSAHLSEYLATPEAQFIGVQPEDIVEYDLPTDPLSDSDVNALESELEDPRFQTDYWTEQIELQLEIGKKSEQQSLASYGLDFVTDTYLPERLDEMGVL; encoded by the coding sequence ATGAGCGCAGACACAGACACAGACGCGGACGCGAGAGAACAGCTGATCGACCTGGCCGAGGAGTTCTACGAGCAGTTCGAGGGCGGCGACGTGCCCACGATGCGGATCCCCACTCGGACCAAGTCCAACATCGAGTACGACGAGGACAAGAACGTCTGGGTGTACGGGGACCGGGAGAGCACCCGCACCGCCAAGACCATCTCCGGCGCGGAGAAGCTGCTGAAGGCCACCTACACCATCGACTTCCTGGCCCGCCAGCTCGACCAGGACCGCTCGTCGACCCTGCGTGAACTGTACTACCTCAGCGAGTCGTGGGACGTCGACGAGGCGCAGTTCAACTCCCAGGACGAGTCGAACAACCTCATCGAGGACCTGGAGATCGTCTCGGAGGTCAAACGCGAGGACTTCCACATGCGCCCGGAGGAGTCCGGCGCGAAGGTGATGGGACCGCTCCTCCTCCGCGAGCAGACCAACCGCGGGGATCGGGAGATCCACTGCCAGGACGACGTGGGCCAGGGCGGCTACCAGATCCCCAACAACCCCGACACCATCGAGTTCCTCGACAACGACGCCGAGTTCGTCCTCTGCGTCGAGACCGGCGGCATGCGCGACCGCCTCGTCGAGAACGGCTTCGACGACGAACACGACGCCCTCGTCGTCCACCTCGGCGGTCAGCCCGCCCGGGCGACCCGGCGGCTGACCAAGCGGCTCCACGACGAACTCGACCTGCCGGTCACGGTCTTCACCGACGGCGACCCGTGGTCCTACCGCATCTTCGGGTCGGTCTCCTACGGCTCGATCAAGAGCGCGCACCTCTCGGAGTACCTCGCGACGCCGGAGGCGCAGTTCATCGGCGTCCAGCCCGAGGACATCGTCGAGTACGACCTCCCGACCGATCCCCTGAGCGACTCGGACGTGAACGCCCTGGAGAGCGAGCTGGAGGACCCGCGGTTCCAGACCGACTACTGGACCGAACAGATCGAACTCCAGCTGGAGATCGGCAAGAAGTCCGAACAGCAGAGCCTTGCGTCGTACGGTCTGGACTTCGTGACCGATACCTACCTGCCCGAGCGATTGGACGAGATGGGCGTGCTGTGA
- a CDS encoding cold-shock protein: protein MAKGKVDFFNDTGGYGFIDTDDADEDVFFHMEDIGGPDLEEGQEVEFDIEQADKGPRATNLERL, encoded by the coding sequence ATGGCGAAAGGTAAGGTCGACTTCTTCAACGACACCGGCGGCTACGGCTTCATCGACACCGACGACGCGGACGAAGACGTCTTCTTCCACATGGAAGACATCGGCGGTCCGGATCTGGAAGAGGGGCAGGAAGTCGAGTTCGACATCGAGCAGGCCGACAAAGGCCCGCGCGCGACGAACCTCGAGCGCCTGTAA
- a CDS encoding RAD55 family ATPase has translation MSRSSDSETMYDLTDVLDFEALEDVRPGSNILVSGPAMSGKEDLALSVLADGAGRDQGSLVVTTGDRAENVLEDFLDRAPDADESRVSVVDCRGDGSRRGEATASGSYVYHVSSPGDLTGIGIGITECLEYLHNNGAENGRFALTSLSTMLTYTDRKTVFKFCHVLSSRFDSAGYLGLFTIDSSAHDDQTLQVIKQAFDGMIEIREEGGRREARVLGLAGQPTDWREF, from the coding sequence ATGTCGAGGAGTAGTGATTCCGAGACGATGTACGACCTGACCGACGTGCTCGACTTCGAGGCGCTGGAGGACGTTCGACCGGGGTCGAACATCCTCGTCTCCGGCCCCGCGATGAGCGGCAAGGAGGACCTGGCGCTGTCGGTGCTGGCCGACGGCGCCGGGCGCGACCAGGGGTCGCTCGTCGTCACGACCGGCGACCGCGCCGAGAACGTCCTCGAGGACTTCCTCGACCGCGCGCCCGACGCCGACGAGTCGAGGGTCAGCGTCGTCGACTGTCGCGGCGACGGCAGCCGCCGCGGCGAGGCCACCGCCTCCGGCAGCTACGTCTACCACGTCTCCTCGCCCGGCGACCTGACCGGCATCGGGATCGGGATCACCGAGTGCCTGGAGTACCTCCACAACAACGGCGCCGAGAACGGCCGCTTCGCGCTCACCTCGCTGTCGACGATGCTCACCTACACGGACCGAAAGACCGTCTTCAAGTTCTGCCACGTCCTCTCCTCGCGGTTCGACTCCGCCGGCTACCTCGGCCTGTTCACCATCGACTCCTCGGCCCACGACGACCAGACGCTGCAGGTCATCAAGCAGGCCTTCGACGGCATGATCGAGATCCGTGAGGAAGGCGGCCGCCGCGAGGCCCGCGTCCTCGGCCTCGCCGGCCAGCCGACCGACTGGCGAGAGTTCTGA
- a CDS encoding DUF5778 family protein, with product MSDADAVDTDLYQRAQALLEPGEIELVGVIVHTDLSGDQEPTLHEATLEIGNHIAESAGIEPTDTYVYSGNDDGEFGVNQHQGLTLDGDEFIWECQQLLREGTFDVVFYYEADIDQEGLVEALREAGYDAVGVEPDS from the coding sequence ATGAGCGACGCAGACGCGGTCGACACCGACCTCTACCAGCGCGCCCAGGCACTCCTCGAACCCGGCGAGATCGAGCTCGTCGGCGTCATCGTCCACACCGATCTGTCGGGCGACCAGGAGCCGACGCTCCACGAGGCCACCCTGGAGATCGGCAACCACATCGCCGAGTCCGCCGGCATCGAGCCGACCGACACATACGTCTACTCCGGCAACGACGACGGCGAGTTCGGCGTCAACCAGCACCAGGGGCTGACGCTGGACGGCGACGAGTTCATCTGGGAGTGCCAGCAACTGCTCCGCGAGGGCACCTTCGACGTGGTGTTCTACTACGAGGCCGACATCGACCAAGAGGGGCTGGTCGAGGCGCTCCGCGAGGCGGGCTACGACGCCGTCGGGGTCGAGCCGGACTCCTGA
- a CDS encoding FAD-binding and (Fe-S)-binding domain-containing protein, whose translation MGTSDRPESDPAGDPRADYDYAADAVARPGLVADLDERVSGEVRFDDYSRQLYATDASIYEVTPVGVVYPESTADVASVVSYCAERSIPVLPRGGGTSLAGQTVNEAVVLDFTRHTDAVLSVDPEARRARAEPGAILGELNAELAAHDLKFAPDPAWGDKSALGGAIGNNSTGAHSLQYGKTDAYVEECEVVLADGTVTRFGEVTLDELRERADAEGDLEARIYAELARVVDEEIDAVEAAFPELKRNVSGYNLDAFVAEARAALDAEGEDGEPGTVNVARLLAGSEGTLAIVTEATVSLEPIPETKGLALLTYESLFDALEDVRPILEHDPAAVEVLDDVLLDLAEETEEFGDLVDSVLPEGTGSVLLVEFYAESDHEGRQRVADLIADRVGGDGGANVVGASTTEADPAEGAAEATDAPIRASAAREAHGEAERARFWKLRKSGLPILLSRTTDAKHGSFIEDTAVPPENLPEFVADFQAVLDDHDTYASFYAHAGPGCLHIRPLIDTKTVDGVAAMESIADAVTDLVVEYGGSVSGEHGDGRARTQWSRKLYGEDVWNLFRDIKASFDPDWLLNPGQVVGVDGAAVEAGEAPDRARTVDMTEDLRFDPDYTFDAGFEPDLNWDNDNGMAGMVELCHGCGGCRGGQDTTGGVMCPTYRAADEEVTATRGRANMLRQAMSGDLPEDPTDDEFVSEVMDLCIGCKGCAKDCPSEVDMAKLKAEVEHAHHEEHGTSLRERVFANVDRLSALGSATAPVSNWLQKLPGSGLVTERVLGIARERTLPTFERESFVDWFAGRDAGVPESEAERTALVFPDTYTNYSHPEAGKAAVRVLEAAGVHVDVPDDVAASGRAAHSKGFLDTARERAERNVDELAPRVADGWDLVVVEPSDAVMFQHDYLDLLSGAAAETVAANAYGVCEYLDRFRLDGDIDFDAPAESLTYHGHCHQKATKKDHHAVGVLRRAGYEVDALDSGCCGMAGSFGYEAEHYSMSKAIGSILYDQVADSDGDQVVAPGASCRSQLDDRDGEESPPHPVERLSDALATGP comes from the coding sequence ATGGGAACGAGCGACCGGCCGGAGTCCGACCCAGCGGGCGACCCGCGGGCGGACTACGACTACGCGGCCGACGCGGTGGCGCGACCGGGACTGGTCGCGGACCTCGACGAGCGGGTCTCGGGCGAGGTGCGGTTCGACGACTACTCGCGACAGCTGTACGCGACCGACGCGAGCATCTACGAGGTGACGCCCGTCGGCGTCGTCTACCCGGAGTCGACCGCCGACGTGGCGAGCGTCGTCTCCTACTGCGCCGAGCGGTCGATCCCGGTGCTCCCTCGGGGCGGCGGCACCTCCCTCGCGGGTCAGACCGTCAACGAGGCGGTCGTCCTCGATTTCACCCGCCACACGGACGCCGTCCTCTCGGTCGACCCCGAGGCGCGACGCGCCCGCGCCGAACCGGGCGCCATCCTCGGCGAGCTGAACGCCGAGCTGGCCGCACACGACCTGAAGTTCGCTCCCGACCCGGCGTGGGGCGACAAGTCCGCGCTCGGCGGTGCCATCGGGAACAACTCGACGGGCGCCCACTCGCTGCAGTACGGCAAGACCGACGCCTACGTCGAGGAGTGCGAAGTCGTCCTCGCCGACGGGACCGTCACCCGATTCGGCGAGGTGACGCTGGACGAACTGCGCGAGCGAGCCGACGCCGAGGGGGACCTGGAAGCCCGGATCTACGCCGAACTCGCCCGGGTCGTCGACGAGGAGATCGACGCCGTCGAGGCGGCCTTTCCCGAGCTCAAGCGCAACGTCTCCGGCTACAACCTCGACGCGTTCGTCGCCGAGGCCCGCGCGGCGCTGGACGCCGAGGGTGAGGACGGCGAACCGGGGACCGTCAACGTCGCCCGCCTGCTCGCGGGGAGCGAGGGCACCCTGGCCATCGTCACCGAGGCGACCGTCTCGCTGGAGCCGATCCCCGAGACGAAGGGGCTGGCGTTGCTCACCTACGAGAGTCTGTTCGACGCGCTGGAGGACGTCCGACCGATCCTCGAACACGACCCCGCCGCCGTCGAGGTGCTGGACGACGTGTTGCTGGACCTGGCCGAGGAGACCGAGGAGTTCGGCGACCTCGTCGACTCGGTGCTCCCCGAGGGGACGGGCTCGGTGCTGCTCGTGGAGTTCTACGCCGAGAGCGACCACGAGGGGCGCCAGCGGGTCGCCGACCTGATCGCCGACCGGGTGGGCGGCGACGGGGGCGCGAACGTCGTCGGCGCGTCGACGACCGAAGCCGATCCGGCCGAGGGCGCCGCCGAGGCGACCGACGCGCCGATCCGGGCGTCCGCGGCCCGCGAGGCCCACGGTGAGGCCGAGCGCGCCCGCTTCTGGAAGCTCCGCAAGAGCGGCCTGCCCATCCTCCTCTCGCGGACGACCGACGCGAAACACGGGAGTTTCATCGAGGACACGGCCGTCCCGCCGGAGAATCTGCCGGAGTTCGTCGCCGACTTCCAGGCGGTCCTCGACGACCACGACACCTACGCGAGCTTCTACGCCCACGCGGGACCGGGCTGTCTGCACATCCGCCCGCTGATCGACACCAAGACCGTCGACGGCGTGGCCGCCATGGAGTCCATCGCCGACGCGGTGACCGACCTCGTCGTCGAGTACGGCGGGAGCGTCTCGGGCGAGCACGGCGACGGCCGCGCGCGCACCCAGTGGAGCCGGAAACTGTACGGCGAGGACGTGTGGAACCTGTTCCGCGACATCAAGGCCTCCTTCGACCCCGACTGGCTGCTCAATCCGGGCCAGGTCGTCGGCGTCGACGGGGCGGCCGTCGAGGCGGGCGAGGCGCCCGACCGCGCTCGCACGGTCGACATGACCGAGGACCTCCGGTTCGACCCCGACTACACCTTCGACGCGGGGTTCGAGCCGGACCTGAACTGGGACAACGACAACGGCATGGCCGGGATGGTCGAGCTCTGTCACGGCTGCGGCGGCTGTCGCGGCGGTCAGGACACCACCGGCGGCGTGATGTGCCCGACCTACCGCGCCGCCGACGAGGAGGTCACCGCCACGCGGGGCCGGGCGAACATGCTCCGTCAGGCGATGAGCGGCGACCTCCCCGAGGACCCGACCGACGACGAGTTCGTCAGCGAGGTGATGGACCTCTGTATCGGCTGCAAGGGCTGCGCGAAGGACTGCCCGAGCGAGGTCGACATGGCGAAGCTCAAAGCCGAGGTCGAACACGCCCACCACGAGGAACACGGGACCAGCCTCCGCGAGCGCGTCTTCGCCAACGTCGACCGGCTGAGCGCGCTGGGCAGCGCCACCGCTCCCGTCTCGAACTGGCTGCAGAAACTCCCCGGGAGCGGTCTCGTCACCGAGCGCGTCCTCGGCATCGCGCGCGAGCGGACGCTCCCGACGTTCGAACGGGAGTCGTTCGTCGACTGGTTCGCCGGCCGGGACGCGGGCGTTCCCGAGAGCGAGGCCGAGCGGACGGCGCTCGTCTTCCCCGACACCTACACCAACTACAGCCACCCCGAAGCGGGGAAGGCGGCCGTCCGCGTCCTCGAAGCGGCGGGCGTCCACGTGGACGTGCCCGACGACGTGGCCGCCAGCGGCCGCGCGGCCCACTCGAAGGGCTTTCTCGACACCGCCCGCGAGCGCGCTGAGCGCAACGTCGACGAACTCGCGCCCCGCGTCGCCGACGGCTGGGATCTCGTCGTCGTCGAGCCCTCGGACGCGGTGATGTTCCAGCACGACTACCTCGACCTGCTCTCGGGCGCGGCAGCCGAGACGGTCGCGGCCAACGCCTACGGCGTCTGCGAGTATCTCGACCGGTTCCGCCTCGACGGGGACATCGACTTCGACGCTCCCGCCGAGTCGCTCACCTACCACGGCCACTGCCACCAGAAGGCCACCAAGAAGGACCACCACGCCGTCGGCGTCCTCCGCCGGGCCGGCTACGAGGTCGACGCGCTCGACTCGGGCTGTTGCGGCATGGCCGGCAGCTTCGGCTACGAGGCCGAACACTACTCGATGAGCAAGGCGATCGGGTCGATCCTCTACGACCAGGTGGCGGACAGCGACGGCGACCAGGTCGTCGCGCCCGGCGCCTCCTGCCGGTCGCAACTGGACGACCGCGACGGCGAGGAATCGCCGCCTCACCCCGTCGAGCGGCTGTCCGACGCGCTCGCCACCGGCCCGTGA